Proteins found in one Caloramator mitchellensis genomic segment:
- a CDS encoding ATP-binding protein: MQVAGITNQQEIYVVSKDNPFKINQILIIEDKMQGILRGEVVETSSYNKFLSLNINGEMADREVLNSLKNLGYEVDENTIYIAKVRLIVEAKYPVATGSLVRVPSFSEVRDLLVSVNPENGLVLGVIKSTEELKTSLDPVFEDKLCLFENGNIQLQNGVPFVFDIKSMNQYPHIGIFGGSGSGKSFGMRVILEEIMKLNIPTVVLDPHYEMDFSQRSGLDSKYAIDFKDKFACLQIGRDIGIKFQDLNTRDLINIISSAAAGTLTDSMANVIQSLHEYRDSYLTFERRLNLLKEAFEIGNENKINKLLQEAQTKGEKERIRDLEDMLEVFKKNSSIPAASLNGVLWRLQRLYRDGIFTSDIRPVENNLLAGKTVIVQGPIKVLNVFSTYLISNLYYKRREYRDSKQRGEAAEFFPPFILAFDESHNFAPKGYETPSKSIIKEIAQEGRKYGVFLILATQRPALLDETITAQLNTKIVFRTVRASDIDIIKEETDITSEEAKRLPYLTSGDAFVSSAIIGRTVAIRVRMAMTTSSHGENPFDELDDMMNKKYREAYDRIKRVLPIMPTKFISVLDEIGSDVAPNVETLRNLLDNLVDKGYIDYKKTPLGDMYVAK; this comes from the coding sequence ATGCAGGTTGCAGGAATTACAAATCAGCAGGAGATTTATGTAGTTTCAAAGGATAATCCTTTTAAGATTAATCAGATACTTATAATTGAAGATAAGATGCAGGGAATCTTAAGAGGTGAGGTTGTTGAAACTTCATCGTATAATAAATTTTTATCGCTAAATATAAACGGCGAGATGGCAGACAGGGAAGTTTTAAACTCTTTGAAAAATCTTGGATATGAAGTCGATGAAAACACTATATATATCGCAAAGGTGAGGCTAATAGTTGAGGCGAAATATCCAGTAGCTACTGGAAGTTTGGTTAGAGTTCCAAGCTTTAGTGAAGTCAGGGACCTTTTAGTCAGCGTAAATCCCGAAAACGGGCTTGTTCTTGGGGTTATCAAGTCAACGGAGGAGCTTAAAACTTCATTAGACCCAGTATTCGAGGATAAACTTTGCCTTTTTGAAAATGGCAATATACAATTGCAAAATGGAGTTCCGTTTGTATTTGATATAAAATCCATGAATCAATATCCGCATATTGGGATATTCGGAGGTTCCGGTTCTGGAAAATCATTTGGCATGAGGGTAATACTTGAAGAGATTATGAAATTAAATATTCCAACCGTTGTTCTTGACCCTCATTATGAAATGGATTTTTCACAAAGGAGCGGCCTTGATAGCAAGTATGCAATAGACTTTAAAGATAAGTTTGCCTGCCTTCAAATAGGAAGGGATATTGGAATTAAGTTTCAGGATTTAAATACAAGGGACCTTATAAACATAATCTCATCTGCTGCAGCTGGAACGCTTACGGATTCGATGGCAAATGTAATACAAAGTTTGCATGAATATAGAGATAGTTATTTAACATTTGAAAGAAGACTTAATCTTTTAAAAGAAGCCTTTGAAATAGGAAATGAAAATAAGATTAATAAACTTTTGCAGGAAGCACAAACTAAAGGTGAAAAGGAAAGAATAAGAGACCTTGAGGATATGCTTGAAGTTTTTAAAAAGAACAGCAGCATTCCAGCAGCATCATTAAACGGTGTTTTGTGGAGACTTCAAAGGTTATATAGAGACGGAATATTCACAAGCGATATAAGGCCTGTTGAAAACAATCTTTTAGCTGGTAAAACTGTAATCGTTCAGGGACCTATTAAGGTTTTAAACGTATTTTCCACCTATTTGATAAGCAATCTGTATTATAAAAGAAGGGAATACAGGGACTCGAAGCAAAGGGGAGAAGCTGCTGAGTTTTTCCCACCGTTTATTCTTGCATTTGATGAGAGCCATAATTTTGCACCTAAGGGTTACGAGACTCCATCCAAATCAATAATCAAGGAAATTGCACAGGAAGGAAGAAAATACGGGGTATTTTTAATACTTGCAACCCAAAGACCTGCTCTTTTGGATGAGACTATTACAGCACAGCTTAATACTAAAATAGTGTTTAGAACAGTCAGAGCCTCTGATATAGATATTATAAAAGAAGAGACTGACATAACTTCAGAGGAGGCAAAGCGTCTTCCTTATTTGACATCGGGTGATGCGTTTGTATCATCTGCTATAATAGGAAGGACAGTTGCTATAAGGGTTAGGATGGCGATGACTACTTCAAGCCATGGTGAAAACCCATTTGACGAGCTTGACGATATGATGAATAAAAAATACAGGGAAGCTTACGATAGGATTAAAAGGGTGCTGCCCATCATGCCTACTAAATTTATAAGCGTATTGGATGAAATAGGCTCTGATGTTGCACCAAATGTTGAGACTTTAAGAAATCTTTTGGATAACTTAGTTGATAAGGGATATATCGACTATAAAAAAACACCTCTTGGCGATATGTATGTTGCAAAGTAA
- a CDS encoding CCA tRNA nucleotidyltransferase produces the protein MDKLKRFFSDKKDYEIYIVGGAVRDTLLGIEPKDIDVALGKNFYNIAEKFANFYGGSVFLMHDDVARVVLEDKTYDFCKFKGETLEEDLKRRDFTINAMAMDLSGNVIDVLGGRHDLESKIIKLAYDDALSDDPLRMLRAFRLRSKTDFKIDEAVLEFIKNNHNRINESSGERIIDEIFKILESNNSYKYLLELDDIGLLSEIFPVFEKMKLVGKCKYHTVDAFTHSMYAIKTFEDMIEDVFKTKHGDEIKSHLEEKLSGVKRLTVLKLATLLHDIGKPKAFRQEGDKITFKGHDATGFDEFKEIDNRYNFSKEQRDVCVSVIKGHMRILGLFKTGASDRALFRLIKDFGENILDVILASLFDVTATRRLLDNSNEKERYFSFCMELIDKYYKKKNVPTKLINGDDVIKLTGKKGKFVGEVLDAVQEETFLGNIKSRDDAIEYVKRLYK, from the coding sequence ATGGATAAGTTGAAAAGATTCTTTTCAGATAAAAAAGATTATGAAATCTATATAGTTGGGGGAGCTGTAAGGGATACTTTGTTAGGTATTGAGCCAAAGGATATAGATGTTGCGTTAGGTAAAAATTTTTATAACATAGCTGAAAAATTTGCAAATTTTTATGGAGGCTCGGTATTTTTAATGCACGACGATGTTGCAAGGGTTGTGTTAGAAGATAAGACCTATGACTTCTGTAAATTTAAGGGGGAGACATTAGAGGAAGACCTAAAAAGAAGAGACTTTACTATTAATGCTATGGCTATGGATTTGAGTGGCAATGTGATTGATGTTTTAGGCGGAAGACATGATTTAGAGAGTAAAATAATTAAACTTGCCTATGATGATGCTCTTTCAGATGACCCTTTGAGAATGCTGAGGGCATTTAGACTAAGAAGTAAAACTGACTTTAAGATTGATGAAGCTGTGCTTGAATTTATAAAAAATAATCATAATAGAATAAATGAATCATCAGGCGAGAGGATAATAGATGAGATATTCAAAATACTCGAGAGCAACAACAGCTATAAGTATTTGTTAGAGCTTGACGACATAGGTCTTTTATCAGAAATATTTCCCGTCTTTGAAAAGATGAAGCTTGTTGGAAAGTGTAAATACCATACTGTTGATGCTTTTACCCATTCTATGTATGCAATAAAAACATTTGAAGATATGATTGAGGATGTCTTTAAAACAAAGCACGGTGATGAAATTAAAAGCCATTTAGAAGAAAAACTATCAGGAGTAAAGAGATTAACCGTTTTAAAGCTTGCAACGCTTTTGCATGATATCGGAAAGCCTAAGGCATTTAGGCAAGAAGGGGATAAGATTACATTTAAGGGGCACGATGCAACCGGCTTTGATGAATTTAAAGAAATTGACAATAGATACAATTTTTCGAAGGAACAGAGGGATGTTTGTGTTTCAGTTATTAAGGGGCACATGAGAATTTTAGGGCTTTTTAAGACTGGAGCAAGCGACAGGGCACTCTTTAGGCTTATTAAAGATTTTGGGGAAAATATTCTGGATGTTATTCTGGCTTCTTTGTTTGACGTGACTGCAACAAGAAGGCTGCTAGACAATAGCAACGAAAAGGAAAGATATTTCAGCTTTTGCATGGAATTGATTGATAAGTATTATAAGAAGAAGAATGTCCCTACTAAGCTAATTAACGGTGATGATGTTATCAAACTTACAGGAAAAAAGGGTAAATTCGTGGGTGAAGTATTAGATGCTGTTCAAGAGGAAACTTTCCTGGGAAATATCAAGTCCCGCGACGACGCCATCGAATATGTAAAAAGGCTTTATAAGTGA
- a CDS encoding DUF1450 domain-containing protein, whose amino-acid sequence MPVIKFCENNFSHGTDEVVEKLKTLDGVEVEVESCLGYCGDCAVGPYALVDDELVQADTADELFEKIKEMI is encoded by the coding sequence ATGCCAGTTATAAAGTTTTGTGAAAACAACTTTTCTCATGGAACTGATGAGGTTGTAGAGAAGCTAAAGACACTGGATGGAGTTGAAGTGGAAGTCGAATCCTGTCTTGGTTATTGCGGAGATTGTGCGGTGGGCCCATATGCGCTTGTAGATGATGAATTGGTGCAGGCCGATACAGCAGATGAGCTATTTGAAAAGATAAAGGAAATGATTTGA
- a CDS encoding nucleoside recognition domain-containing protein — MVNRIWFFMIFLGIISFVIKGNGQELMSAITESAQRSTELLIALLGIMAFWSGVMRICEKSGIIDVIGRILSLPLRFIFPGLYQRSRTAFFNIMMNITSNMFGLSNAATPFGLKAMEELQKINPNKDTASSYMITFLIINSASIQFIPSTVISIRAAMGSKNPSDIVAPTIITSIIALIIGLVLDKIIDGRFNKISNVKLTNNSRSQEIK, encoded by the coding sequence ATGGTTAATAGGATATGGTTTTTCATGATATTTTTAGGGATAATTTCATTTGTGATAAAGGGAAACGGGCAGGAGCTGATGAGCGCGATTACAGAATCGGCACAGCGCTCGACAGAGTTGTTGATTGCTCTTTTAGGAATAATGGCGTTTTGGTCAGGTGTCATGAGAATCTGCGAAAAAAGCGGAATAATTGATGTAATTGGAAGGATATTGAGTTTACCGCTGCGATTCATTTTTCCAGGGCTTTATCAAAGGTCGAGAACTGCATTTTTTAATATTATGATGAACATAACCAGCAATATGTTTGGGCTTTCAAATGCAGCAACACCATTTGGACTTAAGGCTATGGAGGAGCTGCAAAAAATAAATCCAAATAAAGATACGGCGTCGAGCTATATGATTACTTTTTTGATAATAAACTCAGCTTCCATTCAGTTTATTCCCTCAACGGTCATATCTATTAGGGCAGCGATGGGGTCAAAAAATCCATCAGATATAGTTGCTCCAACGATAATCACCTCCATAATTGCGTTAATAATAGGTCTTGTTTTAGATAAAATTATTGATGGGCGATTTAATAAGATTAGCAATGTAAAATTGACAAACAATTCAAGAAGTCAAGAAATCAAGTGA
- a CDS encoding NAD(P)/FAD-dependent oxidoreductase: MNIVIVGNGIAAISAIKAIREEDLKSNILLFGDEDFYPYNRIRLSKGLFDKLEDDKILLQKKDWYDKNGVEINLNTRVLSIDTNNKLIYLEDWKPISYYKLLLASGAKNYTPPIPGIEKKGVYTLRTLKDAKTIIEGIKMAHNIIQIGGGIQGLETAWILNQHGKKVTIVEISERLMPKQLDEKSSQIVEKAIKSFGIDIKLGRNVEEVYGDEHAEGVILDTGEKISSDMIIYATGISPNIDYLENSKVMFNKGVIVNEKMETSATDVYAAGDVVEFYGNIFGLWNIAIEQGKVAGYNIVGKDAKYEHIVPVTTLNAFNLSLFSMGMVEENFADNSIVEESDEGNYKRIFIKDNKIVGGIIIGDTKKSPKIKSAIQKEIDLGNLNFENVSIDYIMDKLKI, from the coding sequence TTGAATATTGTTATTGTTGGAAATGGAATTGCTGCTATATCCGCGATAAAGGCCATTAGAGAAGAGGATTTGAAAAGCAATATACTTTTGTTTGGCGATGAAGATTTTTATCCATATAACAGAATAAGGCTATCAAAGGGTCTATTTGATAAATTAGAGGATGATAAAATATTACTGCAAAAAAAGGATTGGTATGATAAAAATGGTGTTGAGATAAATCTAAACACAAGGGTTTTATCTATTGATACCAACAATAAACTTATATATCTAGAAGACTGGAAGCCTATATCATACTACAAACTTTTGCTGGCAAGCGGTGCAAAAAATTATACCCCTCCAATACCAGGTATTGAAAAGAAAGGAGTTTATACATTAAGAACTTTAAAGGATGCAAAAACGATAATAGAAGGAATTAAAATGGCGCACAACATTATTCAAATAGGTGGAGGTATTCAAGGGCTTGAAACTGCCTGGATATTAAATCAGCATGGGAAGAAAGTAACTATAGTTGAAATTTCCGAAAGGCTTATGCCAAAACAGCTTGATGAAAAGTCATCTCAAATTGTAGAGAAGGCCATAAAATCATTTGGAATTGATATAAAACTTGGGAGGAACGTTGAGGAAGTATATGGTGATGAGCATGCAGAAGGTGTAATCTTGGATACAGGGGAAAAAATATCATCAGATATGATAATATACGCAACAGGTATAAGTCCTAATATAGATTATTTAGAAAACTCAAAAGTTATGTTTAACAAAGGAGTTATTGTAAATGAAAAAATGGAGACAAGTGCAACTGATGTATATGCAGCAGGCGATGTTGTAGAATTTTATGGGAATATATTTGGACTTTGGAATATTGCAATAGAACAGGGAAAGGTTGCTGGGTATAATATTGTTGGGAAGGATGCTAAATATGAACACATCGTTCCTGTTACAACATTAAACGCATTTAATTTATCATTGTTTTCTATGGGGATGGTTGAAGAAAATTTTGCAGATAATTCTATTGTAGAAGAAAGTGATGAAGGAAATTACAAACGGATTTTTATTAAGGACAATAAAATTGTTGGGGGGATAATAATTGGGGATACTAAAAAATCTCCAAAGATAAAGTCTGCTATTCAAAAAGAAATTGATTTAGGTAATTTAAATTTTGAAAATGTATCTATAGATTATATTATGGATAAACTTAAAATATAA
- a CDS encoding MATE family efflux transporter produces the protein MTQGSEAKHILLFALPMLLGNLFQALYNTVDSIWVGQIVGSKGLAAVAVSFPIIFMLISLVMGLTMGTTIIISQYYGAKDMDNVKKTIDNTLLMLIVASILTTIIGLIFSKPILVLIDTPAEILKDSIVYLNIMFGGMIFLYGYNGLSAILRGMGDSKTPLYFLIIATVVNIILDPIFIYILKLGVAGAAYATVISQAISFVLGYIYLYRKHEIFRAKLNELRFDSQIMKLIFKIGFPMAIQQTLVSVAGVFLNAIINRFGANAMAAFGAASRVESFVFMPSMSIAMSVSSFTGQNLGAKKLDRVKRGFKAALLIGLVISIFTLFITLGIPKYLIMMFIKDKEVIALGVQYLKILGMFYFAFTFMFVANGVVRGSGDTFVAMLITLVALWFVRIPLANILSKSMGLVGVWYSIGIGFLVGMTLSFSYYFSGRWKTKAIVK, from the coding sequence ATGACACAGGGGAGCGAAGCAAAACATATTTTACTGTTTGCGCTTCCAATGCTTTTGGGGAATTTATTTCAAGCTTTATATAATACTGTTGATAGCATATGGGTTGGACAAATTGTTGGAAGCAAAGGTCTTGCAGCGGTTGCTGTAAGCTTCCCAATAATTTTTATGCTTATATCACTGGTTATGGGGCTTACCATGGGAACCACCATTATAATATCCCAATACTATGGTGCAAAGGATATGGACAATGTTAAAAAAACAATCGACAATACATTGTTGATGCTAATAGTTGCGTCGATATTAACTACTATAATAGGGCTTATTTTTTCAAAACCTATACTTGTTTTAATTGATACTCCTGCTGAAATTTTGAAGGATTCAATTGTTTATCTTAATATAATGTTTGGCGGAATGATATTTTTATATGGTTATAACGGACTGAGTGCTATTTTAAGAGGGATGGGGGATTCAAAGACTCCATTATATTTTCTAATTATAGCAACTGTTGTTAATATAATACTCGACCCTATTTTTATATACATACTAAAGCTTGGAGTTGCAGGGGCAGCTTATGCTACAGTTATTTCGCAGGCTATATCATTTGTTCTTGGATACATCTATCTTTATAGAAAACATGAAATTTTCAGGGCAAAATTAAATGAATTAAGGTTTGATTCTCAAATTATGAAGCTTATATTTAAAATAGGCTTTCCCATGGCAATTCAGCAGACTCTTGTTTCGGTTGCTGGAGTGTTTCTAAACGCCATTATAAATAGATTTGGAGCAAACGCAATGGCAGCGTTTGGGGCTGCATCAAGGGTTGAATCCTTTGTGTTTATGCCATCAATGAGCATTGCGATGTCGGTTTCATCCTTTACAGGGCAAAATCTTGGTGCAAAAAAATTGGACCGAGTAAAGCGCGGCTTTAAGGCAGCTCTTCTTATAGGACTTGTTATATCGATATTTACATTGTTTATAACCCTTGGCATACCAAAGTATTTGATAATGATGTTTATTAAGGATAAAGAAGTTATAGCTTTAGGAGTCCAATACCTGAAAATACTTGGAATGTTCTACTTTGCATTTACATTCATGTTTGTTGCAAACGGAGTTGTAAGAGGCTCTGGCGACACATTTGTTGCGATGCTCATAACACTCGTTGCCCTCTGGTTTGTTAGAATACCTCTTGCCAACATATTATCAAAATCTATGGGCCTTGTTGGTGTCTGGTATTCAATTGGCATAGGCTTTTTGGTGGGCATGACATTAAGCTTTTCCTACTACTTCAGTGGTCGCTGGAAAACCAAGGCTATTGTTAAGTGA
- a CDS encoding DNA double-strand break repair nuclease NurA: MEFEALKQKLNILNEKLKNEYEFFKNNKIDEILDKVSRRFVFKRLSADEISNIATDGIIGVDGSINNYGGIYPHYISIVQALAKSTLNESKLIQDVYAPLFEEEDGQLQDEQRRRARMSKLELDAAMHAIENFKSNIILMDGSLMHYGIDCPLEWQKLKDAALRNNKIIIGVTEEVKTKDIGNIIKEEIKYSNVVYDREVLFGILQEGEALELNEKVKTEKKQKGIRTIFARLSSDPQVIGLDFLEEQFDEGFKLCNLLYTLTPREGRGIPLWLDLVDREVKVTDEMVKTLIESTIDRGIRERIFNPKRSKR, encoded by the coding sequence ATGGAGTTTGAAGCGCTAAAGCAAAAGCTAAATATATTGAATGAAAAGCTAAAAAATGAGTATGAATTCTTTAAGAATAACAAGATAGATGAAATTTTAGATAAAGTAAGTAGAAGGTTTGTTTTTAAAAGGTTAAGTGCAGATGAAATTTCAAATATTGCAACAGACGGAATAATAGGTGTAGATGGTTCTATTAACAATTATGGGGGAATTTATCCACATTACATTTCAATAGTTCAGGCGCTTGCAAAATCTACTTTAAACGAATCAAAGCTTATTCAGGATGTGTATGCTCCGTTGTTTGAAGAGGAGGATGGACAGCTTCAGGATGAGCAGCGAAGAAGGGCAAGGATGTCAAAGCTTGAGCTTGATGCTGCAATGCATGCAATCGAAAATTTTAAATCAAATATAATACTTATGGATGGTTCATTGATGCATTATGGAATAGACTGCCCTTTAGAGTGGCAGAAACTAAAGGATGCAGCGCTAAGAAATAACAAGATTATCATAGGAGTTACTGAAGAGGTTAAGACTAAGGACATTGGAAATATTATAAAAGAAGAGATAAAATATTCAAATGTTGTTTATGATAGAGAGGTTTTGTTTGGAATTTTACAAGAAGGAGAGGCTCTTGAATTAAACGAAAAGGTTAAGACAGAGAAAAAGCAAAAGGGAATTAGAACCATTTTTGCAAGGTTGTCGAGCGACCCCCAGGTTATTGGACTTGATTTTTTAGAAGAACAGTTTGACGAAGGATTTAAGCTATGCAATCTTTTATATACTTTAACTCCGAGGGAAGGAAGAGGAATTCCACTATGGCTCGACTTAGTAGATAGAGAGGTTAAGGTAACGGATGAAATGGTTAAGACTTTAATTGAGAGCACTATAGATAGGGGCATAAGAGAGAGAATTTTTAATCCTAAGAGAAGCAAAAGATAG
- a CDS encoding spore maturation protein, translating into MLFVPIFLILVVTFGYIKRVNVFDEFVAGARDGFLTVYKIAPYLLTMLFAIDVFRRSGALDYLINFLMPITNILGIPKGVLPMFIIKPLSGSGSLGLLTDICRNFGVDSIEAKIAAVMMGSTETIFYTLTVYFGVVGIKNTRHAVLVSLLTHVVATIIAVRLVF; encoded by the coding sequence ATGCTTTTTGTGCCTATATTTTTGATTTTGGTTGTGACTTTTGGGTATATTAAAAGGGTAAACGTGTTTGATGAATTTGTAGCAGGGGCAAGGGATGGGTTTTTGACTGTTTATAAGATAGCACCGTATCTTTTGACCATGCTGTTTGCGATAGATGTGTTTAGAAGGTCAGGGGCTCTTGATTATTTGATAAATTTTTTAATGCCGATTACTAATATTTTGGGTATTCCAAAGGGCGTGCTTCCTATGTTTATTATAAAGCCCCTTTCGGGGAGCGGATCGCTTGGGCTTTTGACGGATATTTGCAGAAATTTTGGTGTGGATTCAATTGAGGCAAAGATTGCTGCAGTTATGATGGGCTCGACGGAGACTATTTTTTATACTTTGACGGTTTATTTTGGAGTGGTGGGTATAAAAAACACAAGGCATGCAGTTTTGGTAAGCCTTTTAACTCATGTAGTTGCAACGATAATAGCAGTGAGGCTGGTGTTTTAA
- a CDS encoding HAMP domain-containing sensor histidine kinase — MKGIRLKLLVYTSLLLMILLFVNYLLQGNLITRFYNANERDRLVNYAQKIASYYKEDIDKMKETALGVANTVGGRVSIFDEKGNIIFQSGNFMFGRTAKIESQYLGKIIGGELVYAQDEIMLRQSQLLTLGYPIKNENVKGAIFIHIPSFTVKNDVARLKGQFTVLLIIAIIISILGAIILSSSFTNPILNIKNAAEKISKGDYETRVNITSSDEIGELAKTINDMAVSLSRTEKLRRDFIANVTHEFRTPLGIIKGYAEALYDDLVPEEQKKEYIGAIIEEVERLNKLVNENLTLSKIESGNITLKMETVNLLELLQEAIDKVKILKGNREIKLAGDYAEIALDAEYFKMAILNIISNSIKHTGDDGKIEVRLIKDDNIKISIKDDGEGIDNEYLPYIFERFYRAKEKGVGGLGLSIAREIIRLHGGEILVKSEVGKGTEFLVLLDII, encoded by the coding sequence ATGAAGGGAATAAGATTAAAATTATTGGTTTATACTAGCTTACTCCTGATGATACTTTTATTTGTCAATTATCTTTTACAAGGGAATTTGATTACAAGGTTTTATAATGCAAATGAGAGGGATAGGCTTGTTAATTATGCTCAGAAGATAGCTTCGTATTATAAAGAAGATATTGATAAAATGAAAGAAACTGCCTTAGGTGTAGCAAATACAGTTGGCGGACGAGTTAGCATATTTGACGAAAAAGGGAATATCATTTTTCAAAGCGGCAATTTTATGTTTGGAAGAACTGCTAAGATTGAATCACAGTATTTAGGTAAAATAATTGGTGGGGAGTTGGTTTATGCACAGGATGAAATAATGTTACGGCAGAGTCAGCTTTTAACTCTTGGATATCCAATAAAGAATGAAAATGTTAAAGGTGCAATTTTTATTCATATTCCATCTTTTACAGTTAAAAATGATGTTGCAAGACTAAAAGGTCAATTTACGGTTCTTTTAATAATTGCTATTATAATTTCAATACTTGGGGCAATTATATTAAGCAGCTCATTTACAAATCCAATTTTAAATATAAAAAATGCAGCGGAGAAAATTTCAAAAGGGGATTATGAAACTAGAGTTAATATAACCTCAAGTGACGAAATAGGAGAACTTGCAAAAACTATAAATGATATGGCAGTTAGCTTATCAAGAACTGAAAAGTTAAGGCGAGATTTTATTGCAAATGTGACTCACGAATTTAGAACGCCTCTTGGAATTATAAAGGGTTATGCAGAAGCGCTTTATGATGATTTAGTGCCTGAGGAGCAGAAAAAGGAATATATAGGAGCAATAATTGAAGAAGTTGAAAGACTTAATAAACTTGTAAATGAGAATTTGACTCTTTCAAAAATTGAATCAGGAAATATAACATTGAAAATGGAAACTGTGAATTTATTGGAGCTTTTGCAGGAGGCTATTGATAAGGTTAAAATATTGAAGGGAAATAGAGAGATAAAATTAGCTGGGGATTATGCTGAAATTGCTTTAGATGCAGAGTATTTTAAAATGGCGATTTTAAATATAATTAGCAACTCAATAAAGCACACGGGTGATGATGGCAAAATTGAAGTGAGGCTCATTAAGGATGACAATATTAAGATTAGCATCAAGGATGATGGTGAGGGAATTGACAATGAATATCTTCCATATATATTTGAAAGATTTTATAGAGCAAAGGAAAAGGGAGTCGGAGGACTTGGCCTTTCAATTGCAAGGGAAATTATAAGACTTCATGGAGGGGAGATTTTAGTAAAAAGTGAGGTTGGAAAGGGAACGGAGTTTTTAGTGCTTTTAGATATTATTTGA
- a CDS encoding response regulator transcription factor, giving the protein MANILLVEDEDRLRKVLKLYLEKEGFKVDEASDGEEAVDKFSKDFHSIVVLDVMLPKRDGWSTLRQIRKISEVPVIMLTARGEEEDKIFGFELGVDDYVVKPASPREIVARVKAILKRVSKNSDAMQENFIIDKAAREVFIMGERVDLTPKEFDLLIYLYERPKTALSREQILNGVWGYDYYGDLRTVDTHVKNLREKLGEYRDYIETVRGVGYKFEVKK; this is encoded by the coding sequence ATGGCAAATATTTTACTTGTTGAAGATGAGGATAGATTAAGAAAAGTTTTAAAGCTTTATCTTGAAAAGGAAGGTTTTAAGGTAGACGAAGCATCAGATGGAGAAGAAGCAGTCGATAAATTTTCAAAAGATTTTCACTCTATTGTTGTTCTGGATGTTATGCTTCCTAAAAGGGATGGCTGGAGCACATTAAGACAGATAAGGAAAATAAGCGAAGTCCCAGTTATTATGCTAACAGCAAGAGGAGAGGAAGAGGATAAGATATTTGGTTTTGAGCTTGGAGTGGATGATTATGTTGTAAAGCCTGCTAGCCCAAGGGAAATAGTTGCAAGAGTAAAGGCTATTTTGAAAAGGGTAAGCAAGAATAGCGATGCAATGCAAGAGAATTTTATAATAGATAAGGCTGCGAGGGAAGTTTTTATAATGGGTGAAAGGGTAGATTTGACACCAAAAGAGTTTGACTTATTGATTTATTTATATGAAAGGCCAAAAACAGCCCTCTCTCGAGAACAGATTTTAAATGGAGTATGGGGATATGATTATTATGGAGATTTAAGAACAGTTGATACACATGTGAAAAATTTAAGGGAAAAGCTTGGCGAGTATAGAGATTACATCGAAACTGTTAGAGGTGTTGGTTATAAGTTTGAGGTGAAAAAATGA
- a CDS encoding DUF2680 domain-containing protein: protein MKMKKFAIAIAATTLIGSTAMAYAATRPVDIVSKLTGKSVEALYQERQSGKTYGTIAKEAGKLDEFKAEMLKEKKALLDERVKSGVLTQAQADEIYNAIKNNQVTCDGTGTAKIGQKYGVGFGHGMGMGQGRGQGLRNGYGRGAANGFGFRMNQNLNK, encoded by the coding sequence ATGAAAATGAAAAAATTTGCAATCGCAATTGCAGCTACAACTTTAATAGGCTCTACAGCAATGGCCTATGCTGCAACAAGACCAGTTGACATCGTGTCAAAACTTACAGGAAAGAGCGTTGAAGCTTTATATCAGGAAAGACAATCAGGTAAAACCTACGGCACAATAGCAAAAGAGGCTGGAAAACTAGACGAGTTTAAGGCGGAAATGTTAAAGGAAAAGAAAGCTTTACTTGATGAAAGAGTAAAATCTGGAGTTTTAACTCAAGCCCAAGCTGACGAAATCTACAACGCTATTAAAAATAACCAGGTTACATGTGATGGGACAGGCACTGCAAAAATTGGCCAAAAATATGGTGTAGGATTTGGTCATGGAATGGGAATGGGTCAAGGTAGAGGTCAGGGATTAAGAAACGGTTATGGCAGAGGTGCAGCAAACGGATTTGGATTCAGAATGAATCAAAACTTAAACAAGTAA